One Aster yellows witches'-broom phytoplasma AYWB DNA segment encodes these proteins:
- the ylqF gene encoding ribosome biogenesis GTPase YlqF translates to MKTFNWFPGHMKKTFDQIKNNLSLVDIVLVILDARIPLSSLNSQIFSLINQRQKPILILLNKFSLTDPCKINNFIANYNKKQIPVLTIDAIKSPKIQEIYQKALTTIKAKNSLFKSRRIATQTPNIKAMIVGTPNVGKSTLINSFAQKKVLKTANLAGTTKRIQWIDIAKPNIQFLDTPGVLWHNFSDPRISLALALAGCFKDSIFPLEKLGIHALCYLTKHYGSNLQKRFNLNQNDLSNTNLVDIIGQKRNICNKNQKVDQSRVYQMLLQEIRQGNLGKLNFDLDVLSLFEKLL, encoded by the coding sequence ATGAAAACATTTAATTGGTTTCCTGGTCATATGAAAAAAACTTTTGACCAAATTAAAAATAATTTATCTTTGGTTGATATTGTTTTAGTAATTTTGGATGCAAGAATTCCTCTGTCAAGTCTCAATTCTCAAATTTTTTCTTTAATTAACCAACGCCAAAAACCAATCCTTATTTTGCTAAATAAATTTTCTTTAACTGATCCTTGCAAAATCAATAATTTTATCGCTAATTATAACAAAAAACAAATTCCTGTTTTAACAATTGATGCTATTAAATCCCCTAAAATTCAAGAAATATATCAAAAAGCTTTAACAACAATCAAAGCCAAGAACTCCCTTTTTAAATCTAGAAGAATAGCAACCCAAACTCCTAACATTAAAGCTATGATTGTAGGAACTCCCAATGTTGGGAAATCAACTTTAATTAACAGCTTTGCACAAAAAAAAGTTTTAAAAACAGCTAATTTAGCAGGCACTACCAAACGCATTCAATGGATTGATATTGCTAAACCCAATATCCAGTTTTTGGATACTCCAGGAGTTTTATGGCACAATTTTTCTGATCCTCGCATAAGTTTGGCATTAGCGCTTGCAGGCTGTTTTAAAGATTCCATTTTTCCTTTAGAAAAATTAGGCATTCACGCACTTTGCTATCTTACAAAACATTATGGCAGCAATTTACAAAAACGCTTCAATTTAAACCAAAATGACTTATCAAACACTAATTTAGTTGATATTATCGGACAAAAAAGAAATATTTGTAATAAAAATCAAAAAGTTGATCAATCTAGAGTTTATCAAATGTTATTGCAAGAAATAAGGCAAGGTAACTTAGGAAAATTAAATTTTGACTTAGATGTTTTATCCCTCTTTGAAAAACTTTTATAA
- the efp gene encoding elongation factor P — MINTNDFKTGKTIKFNNQIYQILEFLHVKPGKGSAFVRTKLRNLRTGSVIDYTFNAGIKVQPALITKIKMQLIYVLEDNYIFMNTQNYEQLEINKYQLKDFLKYLYEGLLVDIIFYENDEIVGISLPEKISIKVAYTEPGAKGDTKTNSLKDATLETGLVIKVPLFINIGEKIIINTETGLYLSRDNNK, encoded by the coding sequence ATGATTAATACAAACGATTTTAAAACTGGAAAAACTATTAAATTCAACAACCAAATTTATCAAATTCTAGAATTTTTACATGTTAAACCTGGTAAAGGTTCTGCATTTGTAAGAACCAAATTAAGAAACCTAAGAACAGGTAGTGTCATTGACTACACTTTTAACGCCGGTATCAAAGTGCAACCTGCCTTAATTACTAAAATTAAGATGCAATTGATTTATGTTTTGGAAGATAATTATATCTTTATGAATACTCAAAATTACGAACAATTAGAAATTAACAAATATCAATTAAAAGATTTTCTTAAATATCTTTATGAAGGACTTTTAGTAGATATTATTTTTTATGAAAATGATGAAATTGTAGGCATCAGTTTACCTGAAAAAATTTCTATTAAAGTAGCTTACACCGAACCTGGAGCCAAAGGAGATACCAAAACTAATTCTTTAAAAGATGCCACTTTAGAAACAGGTTTAGTAATTAAAGTTCCTCTTTTTATCAATATTGGAGAAAAAATTATTATCAATACTGAAACAGGACTTTATTTATCAAGAGACAACAATAAATAA
- the miaA gene encoding tRNA (adenosine(37)-N6)-dimethylallyltransferase MiaA, which yields MKKVIAITGPTASGKTSLSIKIAKKFNLEIINCDSLQMYQKYDIGTAKITIEEAQGIKHHLLDFLTPGTNYNIYYFQKDARKKIEEMPLPLFVGGSGLYLKSVLFDYELTPKSLFLPPISLTAIENMVDFIKKKDPQLIANLDLKNPRRILSAYQDLLSGTLRSQKNKKHNPLYSSLIFYLDIDRQILKKRVILRLEQMLKKGFIEEVNQIQTFFPNANFNIIGYREIKVLLEGKITLDQAKTLIIQKTMQYAKRQKTWFKNQIKPMILDALSPDLEKTTIGLINNFLKTD from the coding sequence ATGAAAAAAGTAATCGCTATTACAGGTCCTACTGCTTCAGGAAAAACAAGCCTTTCTATTAAAATAGCTAAAAAATTTAATTTAGAAATAATTAATTGCGATTCTCTTCAAATGTATCAAAAATACGATATTGGAACTGCCAAAATAACTATCGAAGAAGCCCAAGGAATTAAACATCATCTTTTAGATTTTCTTACCCCTGGAACAAATTATAATATTTATTATTTTCAAAAAGATGCACGCAAAAAAATCGAAGAAATGCCCCTTCCTTTATTTGTGGGCGGTAGCGGGCTTTATCTTAAATCAGTTCTTTTTGATTATGAATTAACTCCTAAATCTTTGTTTTTGCCACCTATTTCTTTGACTGCAATAGAAAATATGGTTGATTTTATTAAAAAAAAAGATCCTCAATTAATTGCGAACCTAGATTTGAAAAATCCTCGTCGCATCCTAAGCGCTTATCAAGATTTACTTTCAGGCACTTTAAGATCACAAAAAAATAAAAAACACAATCCTCTATATTCTTCTCTAATTTTTTATCTTGATATTGATAGACAAATTTTAAAAAAAAGAGTTATTTTAAGATTGGAACAAATGTTAAAAAAAGGTTTTATAGAAGAAGTTAACCAAATTCAAACTTTTTTTCCAAACGCCAATTTTAATATTATTGGTTATCGCGAAATTAAAGTTTTGTTAGAAGGAAAAATAACTTTAGACCAAGCCAAAACCTTAATTATTCAAAAAACTATGCAATATGCCAAACGCCAAAAAACTTGGTTTAAAAATCAAATTAAGCCCATGATTCTAGACGCCTTATCCCCTGATTTAGAAAAAACCACTATTGGCCTTATTAATAATTTTTTAAAAACCGATTAA
- a CDS encoding TIGR00282 family metallophosphoesterase, whose amino-acid sequence MKIMFIGDIYGNPGISYFAEKVGFLKEIYKPNLIIANAENADNGKGLSFKIYKKLQKLGVDLMTMGNHVWKNKQIKNFIDKSNVIRPINDTQQLGQGYKIIDCEDKKILVMNALGRVFINPKLYCPFKTIDNVLEQNKAKYDFSFLDFHAEATSEKIALTHYFDGRIDAIVGTHTHVQTNDERLFPHNTLYISDAGMTGAKDGVIGKEKQPIIESFLGNRVVSRPNAEGKRQLNGLLVTLKPNKTIEKINLSE is encoded by the coding sequence ATGAAAATAATGTTTATTGGAGATATTTACGGAAACCCAGGAATTAGTTATTTTGCCGAAAAAGTGGGTTTTTTAAAAGAAATTTATAAACCTAATCTCATTATTGCTAATGCTGAAAACGCTGATAATGGTAAAGGTTTAAGTTTTAAAATTTATAAAAAATTACAAAAATTAGGTGTTGATTTGATGACTATGGGAAACCATGTTTGGAAAAATAAACAAATCAAAAATTTTATTGACAAATCAAATGTAATTCGTCCCATCAATGACACTCAACAATTAGGACAAGGTTATAAAATTATTGATTGCGAAGATAAAAAAATTTTAGTTATGAATGCTTTAGGGCGTGTTTTTATTAACCCCAAATTGTATTGCCCTTTCAAAACTATTGATAATGTTTTGGAACAGAATAAAGCTAAATATGATTTTTCTTTTTTGGATTTTCACGCCGAAGCTACTAGTGAAAAAATTGCTTTAACTCATTATTTTGATGGTAGAATTGATGCTATTGTAGGCACTCATACCCACGTCCAAACTAATGATGAACGCCTTTTCCCTCACAACACTCTTTATATTTCTGATGCAGGAATGACAGGAGCCAAAGATGGTGTTATTGGTAAAGAAAAACAACCTATAATTGAATCTTTTTTAGGGAATCGCGTTGTTTCAAGGCCTAATGCCGAAGGAAAAAGACAATTAAACGGTTTACTTGTCACTCTTAAACCTAATAAAACTATTGAAAAAATTAATTTATCAGAATGA
- the rny gene encoding ribonuclease Y: protein MKDASWRDHCTMGCSLFFLALICGSIIGYFLYSFFNQKKLEEKKQAFDNKLKEKEKDLQKREQEMMRNAKIEIASLRQKLELDLEQRTNTIVDLESKNNRREELLNNRTESLNKREEHLDSEKQIISHTKKNLEQQIKEQETILNTQKQQLEKIASLTQDQARQIIMKETRDQTTYEMMSYIKQEEEKAKSEASKKAKTLLVLAMQKYSGDITGEKNISVVNIPNEDMKGRIIGRQGRNIKSLEVLTGVDLIIDESPCTVILSSFDPIRREIAKKTLEFLVSDGRIHPSRIEKALETSTIEVDNFIKEMGEEATFITKIGEVHPDLIKILGKLHFRISYSQNVLKHSLEVAFLAGKLASEIGENEILARRAGLFHDIGKALDHEMEGSHVEIGVSIASKYKEKKEVIDAIASHHEDQEPQSIIAALVAIADTLSSARPGARKESVENYIQRLTKLETIANSTKGVAKSYAIQAGREIRVIVEPDKIADNFIFQTARTIKEQIEKEIIYNGVIKVTVLRETRAVEMAKL from the coding sequence ATGAAAGATGCTTCTTGGCGAGACCATTGTACAATGGGTTGTTCTCTTTTTTTCTTGGCTTTAATTTGTGGATCAATTATCGGCTATTTTTTGTATTCTTTTTTTAATCAAAAGAAATTAGAAGAAAAAAAACAAGCATTTGATAACAAACTAAAAGAAAAAGAAAAAGATTTGCAAAAACGCGAACAAGAAATGATGCGTAATGCCAAAATAGAAATAGCTTCTTTAAGACAAAAATTAGAACTGGATTTAGAACAAAGAACTAATACAATTGTTGATTTAGAATCCAAAAATAATCGTCGTGAAGAATTGCTTAACAATAGAACTGAGAGTCTAAATAAAAGAGAAGAACATTTAGATTCTGAAAAACAAATAATTAGCCACACTAAAAAAAACCTAGAACAACAAATCAAAGAACAAGAAACAATTTTAAACACCCAAAAACAACAATTAGAAAAAATAGCTTCCTTAACACAAGATCAAGCCAGACAAATCATAATGAAAGAAACAAGAGACCAAACCACTTATGAAATGATGTCATATATTAAACAAGAAGAAGAAAAAGCCAAAAGCGAAGCATCCAAAAAAGCCAAAACTCTTTTAGTTTTAGCCATGCAAAAATATTCTGGTGATATTACAGGAGAAAAAAATATTAGCGTTGTCAACATTCCTAACGAAGATATGAAAGGACGGATTATTGGACGCCAAGGCAGAAATATTAAGTCTTTGGAAGTTTTAACTGGAGTAGACTTAATTATTGATGAGTCGCCTTGCACCGTTATTTTAAGTAGTTTTGACCCCATTAGAAGAGAAATTGCCAAAAAAACTTTAGAATTTTTGGTCTCTGATGGACGAATTCACCCTTCTCGCATCGAAAAAGCCTTAGAAACTTCAACCATAGAAGTAGACAATTTTATTAAAGAAATGGGCGAAGAAGCTACTTTTATTACTAAAATAGGCGAAGTTCACCCTGACTTAATTAAAATTTTGGGAAAACTGCACTTCCGCATTAGTTACAGTCAAAATGTTTTAAAACACTCTTTGGAAGTAGCTTTTTTAGCTGGTAAACTTGCCTCTGAAATTGGCGAAAATGAAATTCTTGCAAGAAGAGCAGGGCTTTTTCATGACATCGGTAAAGCTCTAGACCACGAAATGGAAGGAAGCCACGTAGAAATTGGTGTTTCTATTGCTTCCAAATACAAAGAAAAAAAAGAAGTTATCGATGCTATTGCTTCTCATCACGAAGATCAAGAACCCCAATCAATTATCGCTGCTTTAGTTGCAATAGCAGACACTTTATCTTCCGCTAGACCAGGAGCCAGAAAAGAATCAGTAGAAAACTACATTCAAAGACTAACCAAATTAGAAACTATTGCCAATTCAACAAAAGGAGTTGCCAAATCTTATGCTATTCAAGCTGGCCGCGAAATTCGTGTTATCGTTGAACCAGACAAAATCGCAGACAATTTTATTTTCCAAACTGCCCGCACCATTAAAGAACAAATTGAAAAAGAAATTATTTACAATGGTGTTATCAAAGTTACTGTTTTAAGAGAAACCAGAGCTGTGGAAATGGCTAAATTATAA
- a CDS encoding DNA recombination protein RmuC produces the protein MSQDQIIILLILILSVILILILGGATFIIYFFVAKPKKTQVNIKDFFKQAFLESESRVICRLDDKINNLNHQSQDILTKEIKDTRQHLTSNLENSLKVLREQNASGFQEVQNIHKLLCQNDKTGQAGEFLLARILENISHFKDKLVFEKQYLMKKTNNNGNRLKVDVMCKGYGKFIQIPIDSKFPTTDFLSYINATFNQIELKNRFLFHVKERIKEVQKYVSKEDNCPYAIMFIPSESIFAQINCDPEIISYAFKHNVIITSPSILLAILNSVDYYFQIFESVQNNEEKLECIENVLQAMKNFDKVFICDLKAALEKVLKVIEDIQKKEKTLDQRYQKLLEVRKKENKNSKNNTKNEKIDF, from the coding sequence ATGTCTCAAGATCAAATTATTATTTTATTAATCTTAATTTTATCCGTTATTTTGATTCTTATTTTGGGTGGTGCAACTTTCATTATTTATTTTTTTGTTGCCAAACCGAAAAAAACGCAAGTCAATATCAAAGATTTTTTTAAACAAGCTTTTTTAGAGTCAGAATCTAGGGTTATTTGTCGTTTGGATGACAAAATTAACAATTTAAATCATCAAAGTCAAGACATTTTAACTAAAGAAATTAAAGATACTCGTCAACATTTAACAAGTAATCTGGAAAATTCTTTAAAAGTTTTAAGAGAACAAAATGCAAGTGGTTTTCAAGAAGTGCAAAATATTCATAAATTATTGTGTCAAAACGATAAAACAGGACAAGCCGGAGAATTTTTGTTGGCACGCATTTTGGAAAATATTTCTCATTTTAAAGATAAATTAGTTTTTGAAAAACAATATTTAATGAAAAAAACAAACAATAACGGTAACCGTCTTAAAGTTGATGTGATGTGTAAGGGATATGGTAAATTTATTCAAATTCCTATTGATTCGAAGTTCCCAACCACAGACTTTCTATCCTATATTAACGCTACTTTCAACCAAATAGAATTAAAGAATCGTTTTTTATTTCACGTTAAAGAAAGAATTAAAGAAGTTCAAAAATACGTCAGCAAAGAAGACAACTGCCCTTATGCCATTATGTTTATTCCTTCTGAAAGTATTTTTGCCCAAATTAATTGCGATCCTGAAATAATATCATATGCTTTTAAACACAATGTTATCATTACGAGCCCTTCTATTTTGCTTGCTATTCTTAATTCAGTTGATTATTATTTTCAAATTTTTGAAAGTGTTCAAAACAACGAAGAAAAACTTGAATGCATTGAAAATGTGCTACAAGCGATGAAAAATTTTGACAAAGTCTTTATTTGTGATTTGAAAGCTGCTTTGGAAAAAGTTCTCAAAGTAATTGAAGATATTCAAAAAAAAGAAAAAACCTTAGACCAACGTTATCAAAAATTGTTAGAAGTTCGCAAAAAAGAAAATAAAAATTCCAAAAATAACACCAAAAACGAAAAGATAGATTTTTAA
- the mnmG gene encoding tRNA uridine-5-carboxymethylaminomethyl(34) synthesis enzyme MnmG translates to MIYDSIVIGAGHAGIESALILAKKHNTLLITGSLKQVASLPCNPSIGGPAKGVVVREIDALGGIMAKATDLAQIQIKMLNSSKGPAVRALRAQIDKLEYPQIILEILQNTPNLTLLEGLVNNLIIQKNQVQGVCLIDGRKINAKTVIITTGTYLASQILIGDTKKASGPNGVPTTYGISTQLKEIGFEVIRLKTGTPPRVKKNSIDYSQTKIQMGDNLEQTFGFLTPQTTKRPQEPCFLTHTNQTTHQVIRKHLNQSAMYGGYVEGIGPRYCPSIEDKVVRFCDKNSHQIFIEPESLYLNEMYLQGLSTSMPQHVQHEILKTIPGLQNAKITKYAYAIEYDAFNPNQLKHSLETKKIQNLFLAGQMNGTSGYEEAACQGLMAGINASLKLQNKPPFVLKRNEAYIGVLIDDLITKGAKEPYRLLTSRAEFRLLLRHDNADLRLKDYGYQLGLIDKKDYNSFQNKKAKINLLLEKSKNYEILVNSDNLSYLKQQNSASLGEKTTLAQLIKRPELNFCTLQHFLQEKADKTIYEQVEIQIKYEGYIAKAQKEAQKLARLEQKKIPSKINYADIKNLSKEAKEKLDLIKPQTLGQATRILGVNQVDISILLVYLEKHHALL, encoded by the coding sequence ATGATCTACGATAGCATTGTTATTGGAGCAGGACATGCAGGTATTGAATCTGCTTTAATATTGGCAAAAAAACATAATACTTTACTCATTACAGGCTCCTTAAAACAAGTTGCTTCCTTACCTTGCAATCCTTCTATCGGAGGTCCTGCCAAAGGTGTTGTAGTGCGTGAAATAGATGCTTTAGGCGGTATCATGGCAAAAGCTACAGATCTTGCACAAATTCAGATCAAAATGCTTAACTCTTCAAAAGGTCCTGCAGTAAGAGCTTTAAGAGCACAAATTGATAAATTAGAGTATCCTCAAATTATTTTAGAAATATTGCAAAACACTCCCAATTTAACTTTATTGGAAGGACTAGTAAACAACCTAATTATCCAAAAAAACCAAGTTCAAGGAGTCTGTCTTATTGACGGAAGAAAAATTAATGCCAAAACTGTCATTATCACTACAGGAACTTATTTAGCCAGCCAAATTTTAATTGGAGATACCAAAAAAGCCTCAGGACCTAATGGTGTTCCTACAACTTACGGTATCAGCACTCAATTAAAAGAAATAGGCTTCGAAGTCATTCGTTTAAAAACAGGAACCCCACCAAGAGTTAAAAAAAACAGCATTGATTATAGTCAAACCAAAATACAAATGGGAGACAATTTAGAACAAACATTTGGTTTTTTAACGCCCCAAACAACCAAAAGACCACAAGAACCTTGTTTTTTAACTCACACCAACCAAACCACCCACCAAGTTATCCGAAAACATTTAAACCAATCGGCTATGTATGGCGGTTATGTTGAAGGCATAGGGCCTCGTTATTGCCCTTCTATTGAAGATAAAGTAGTAAGATTTTGCGATAAAAACAGTCATCAAATTTTTATTGAACCAGAAAGTCTATATTTGAATGAAATGTATCTACAAGGACTTTCCACCAGCATGCCTCAACACGTTCAACATGAAATCCTTAAAACTATTCCAGGATTACAAAACGCCAAAATCACTAAATATGCTTATGCTATCGAATACGATGCTTTTAATCCCAACCAACTCAAACACAGTTTAGAGACTAAAAAAATACAAAATCTCTTTTTAGCAGGCCAAATGAACGGCACCAGCGGCTATGAAGAAGCTGCTTGTCAAGGGCTTATGGCAGGAATTAATGCATCTTTAAAACTCCAAAATAAACCTCCTTTTGTGTTAAAAAGAAACGAAGCCTATATTGGTGTTTTGATCGATGATTTGATTACTAAGGGTGCAAAAGAACCTTACCGTCTTTTGACATCACGCGCGGAATTTCGTTTGTTATTAAGACACGACAACGCCGATTTACGCCTCAAAGATTACGGATATCAACTAGGTTTAATTGATAAAAAAGATTATAACAGTTTTCAAAACAAAAAAGCCAAAATCAACCTTTTATTGGAAAAAAGTAAAAATTATGAAATTTTAGTCAATTCAGATAATCTATCTTATTTAAAACAACAAAACTCAGCTAGTCTCGGAGAAAAAACCACATTAGCGCAACTAATAAAAAGACCAGAATTAAATTTTTGCACTTTACAACATTTTTTACAAGAAAAAGCAGATAAAACCATTTATGAACAAGTAGAAATACAAATTAAGTACGAAGGTTATATTGCTAAAGCCCAAAAAGAAGCTCAAAAATTAGCAAGATTAGAACAAAAAAAAATTCCTAGCAAAATAAATTACGCAGATATTAAAAATTTATCAAAAGAAGCTAAAGAAAAACTTGATTTAATTAAACCCCAAACTTTAGGACAAGCCACAAGAATATTAGGAGTCAATCAAGTTGATATTTCGATTTTATTAGTTTATTTGGAAAAACATCATGCTTTACTTTGA
- the rsmG gene encoding 16S rRNA (guanine(527)-N(7))-methyltransferase RsmG: MLYFESLKDKFKLNKKQLNKFVFYYEFLKKENQKMNLTSLISLSDVCYKHFYDSLILKEIFDFNNVTNLCDVGSGAGFPSFPLKILYPHLKIIIIESSLKKINFLKQLASHLELDNVCFFHKRVEQHDIAKNGSYDFVVARALARLEIILKWCVPLVKKRGYFIAMKGKNFQQELEASKKIIKQMKVKLVSAKVFELPMQLGTRTNLLFQTE, translated from the coding sequence ATGCTTTACTTTGAATCATTAAAAGACAAATTTAAACTCAACAAAAAGCAATTAAACAAGTTTGTTTTTTACTATGAATTTTTAAAAAAAGAAAACCAAAAAATGAACCTTACTTCCCTGATATCTTTATCTGATGTTTGCTATAAACATTTTTATGATTCTTTAATTTTAAAAGAAATATTTGACTTTAATAATGTAACTAATCTTTGTGATGTTGGCTCGGGAGCTGGCTTTCCTAGCTTTCCTTTAAAAATTCTTTATCCTCATTTAAAAATTATAATCATAGAATCATCTTTAAAAAAAATCAATTTCTTGAAACAATTAGCAAGCCATTTGGAATTAGATAATGTATGTTTTTTTCACAAAAGAGTAGAACAACATGACATAGCCAAAAATGGAAGTTATGATTTTGTTGTTGCTCGCGCTTTGGCTAGATTAGAAATTATCTTAAAATGGTGTGTTCCTTTAGTAAAAAAAAGGGGTTATTTTATTGCTATGAAAGGCAAAAACTTTCAACAAGAATTAGAAGCTAGCAAAAAGATAATTAAGCAGATGAAAGTTAAATTAGTTAGCGCAAAAGTATTTGAATTACCAATGCAATTAGGAACAAGAACTAATTTATTATTCCAAACCGAATAA
- a CDS encoding Bax inhibitor-1/YccA family membrane protein yields MESNKVNNSFTQIKNNFLSLFEKNTYNNIATRKGISLKTILLLCVTAITSMFFYPILKPVILKKLNIHTIYFSMITLGFLNYGIYFAGLKKVEISKACGLIYSFIEGIILSIFFVFLNLVYANLVEIAFMAIFATFILFVAMSQAYYKGFIKVTNRFRQIMLYCSFALIVSYIVRLVLSLCGIWTIENIIYNSFLTFPISLIMLGFVSMFLAFHFDYAEQMIKQGMPKKYEWQVSLAFATILIEIFLRIMLILLRLFGQERK; encoded by the coding sequence ATGGAATCCAATAAAGTAAATAATTCGTTTACCCAAATTAAAAATAACTTTCTTTCTTTATTTGAAAAAAATACTTATAACAACATTGCTACTCGTAAAGGAATTTCTTTAAAAACAATTTTGCTTTTATGTGTTACAGCAATCACTTCAATGTTTTTTTATCCAATTCTAAAACCTGTGATATTAAAAAAACTAAATATTCATACAATTTATTTTTCCATGATTACGCTAGGATTTTTAAATTATGGTATTTATTTTGCAGGGTTAAAAAAAGTTGAAATTTCTAAGGCTTGTGGATTAATTTATTCTTTTATAGAAGGAATAATCTTATCAATTTTTTTTGTTTTTCTAAATTTAGTTTATGCCAATTTAGTTGAAATTGCCTTTATGGCTATTTTTGCAACCTTTATCCTTTTTGTTGCGATGTCCCAAGCTTATTATAAGGGATTTATAAAAGTAACAAATAGATTTAGACAAATTATGTTATATTGCTCTTTTGCTTTGATAGTTTCTTATATAGTTCGTTTAGTGTTGTCTTTATGTGGCATTTGGACAATTGAAAATATTATTTACAATAGCTTTTTAACCTTCCCTATTAGTTTAATTATGTTAGGATTTGTGTCTATGTTTTTGGCATTTCATTTTGATTACGCCGAACAAATGATTAAACAAGGAATGCCTAAAAAATATGAATGGCAAGTTTCTTTGGCTTTTGCAACAATTTTAATTGAAATTTTTTTAAGAATAATGTTAATTTTGTTAAGGTTATTTGGCCAAGAAAGAAAATAA
- the tuf gene encoding elongation factor Tu — MANEKFIRNKTHLNVGTIGHVDHGKTTLTAAITQVLSARGLAKSRAYDQIDNAPEERERGITIKTSHVEYETEKRHYAHVDCPGHADYVKNMITGAAQMDAAILVVSGADSVMPQTREHILLARQVGVPKIVVFLNKCDLSPDEQILELVEMEVRELLSQYDFPGDDIPVIRGSALKALEGDAHYVAQVNKLIETLDTYIEDPVREVDKPFLMPVEDVFTITGRGTVVTGRVERGQVKAGDEVEIVGLKETRKTIVTAVEMFKKDLEFAQAGDNVGALLRGINREDVQRGQVLAKPGSVKPHSKFIAQVYVLTKEEGGRHTAFFSQYRPQFYFRTTDITGVVELQGDVKMVMPGDNAELVVTLNNPIAIEEGTKFSIREGGKTVGAGSVSKLLN; from the coding sequence ATGGCTAATGAAAAATTTATACGAAATAAAACACATTTAAATGTGGGTACTATTGGACATGTAGACCACGGCAAAACTACTCTTACAGCAGCTATTACCCAAGTTTTGTCTGCTCGTGGCTTGGCTAAAAGTAGAGCTTATGACCAAATTGATAATGCTCCTGAAGAAAGAGAACGTGGAATTACTATTAAAACTTCACATGTAGAATATGAAACAGAAAAACGTCATTATGCTCATGTTGACTGTCCTGGACACGCCGATTATGTTAAAAACATGATTACTGGAGCTGCTCAAATGGATGCTGCTATTTTAGTTGTTTCTGGTGCAGATAGTGTTATGCCTCAAACTAGAGAACACATTTTATTAGCACGCCAAGTTGGTGTTCCAAAAATTGTTGTTTTCTTAAATAAATGTGATCTTTCCCCAGACGAACAAATTTTAGAATTAGTAGAAATGGAAGTTCGCGAATTATTATCTCAATACGATTTCCCAGGAGATGACATCCCTGTCATTAGAGGATCTGCATTAAAAGCTTTAGAAGGTGATGCTCATTACGTTGCTCAAGTAAATAAATTAATCGAAACTCTAGACACCTACATTGAAGACCCAGTGCGTGAAGTTGACAAACCTTTCTTAATGCCTGTAGAAGATGTTTTCACTATTACTGGTAGAGGAACTGTTGTTACTGGTAGAGTAGAAAGAGGCCAAGTAAAAGCTGGTGATGAAGTAGAAATCGTAGGACTTAAAGAAACTAGAAAAACTATTGTAACTGCAGTAGAAATGTTTAAAAAAGATCTAGAATTTGCTCAAGCAGGTGACAACGTTGGAGCTTTATTACGCGGAATTAACCGTGAAGATGTACAACGTGGACAAGTTTTAGCTAAACCAGGTTCTGTCAAACCTCATTCTAAATTTATTGCTCAAGTTTATGTTTTAACTAAAGAAGAAGGAGGACGTCACACTGCCTTTTTCTCTCAATACCGTCCTCAATTCTATTTCCGTACTACAGATATTACAGGAGTAGTTGAATTACAAGGTGATGTAAAAATGGTAATGCCAGGAGACAACGCTGAATTAGTAGTTACCCTGAACAACCCAATTGCCATAGAAGAAGGAACTAAATTTTCTATTCGTGAAGGTGGAAAAACAGTTGGTGCAGGATCAGTTTCCAAACTTCTTAACTAA